In a genomic window of Nothobranchius furzeri strain GRZ-AD chromosome 14, NfurGRZ-RIMD1, whole genome shotgun sequence:
- the ikzf2 gene encoding zinc finger protein Helios codes for MEASEDYSASNGQCASGMENSRISMDKLAPNGQTVLQGPNSPDDLTIKQEEDIAEEVESRSPAPEEMGRTGDEGVAPEESVTGSPGEAQDGLLGPNISADGGNRQSNGDRPFQCNQCGVSFTQKGNLLRHIKLHTGEKPFKCPFCSYACRRRDALTGHLRTHAVGKPHKCNYCGRSYKQRTSLEEHKERCHSYLQGINLDLSTNSGPYAGEVTKEVRVMAEPSSLPTFDRPPVIERLPTNVGKRKSTTPQKFVGDKMMRYTYPDLGYEMRLKYENRTELIPAHMMDQTINNAMTYLGSETLRPVLHHPGPLSMGEVMPIVNPLYHHVLPLGQQTDRPGNCDTLQLPSNQLHDFPSHQTTNGPTALSKQNKPLQPGQAESPSNSGVDSADSASSSPQDRQGYHGTNPSSVLRSRASPAVVSSGERVIIASPGSGTGVTTGMSRAAPERPASQEMVRVFGREGHELRAFQCEHCRVLFLDHVMYTIHMGCHGYRDPLECNICGYRSKDRYEFSSHIVRGEHTFQ; via the exons ATGGAAGCTTCCGAAGACTATTCTGCTA GTAATGGCCAATGTGCTTCCGGTATGGAGAACTCAAGAATTTCTATGGATAAGTTGGCACCTAATGGACAGACAGTTCTTCAGGGTCCTAATTCCCCTGATG atctGACAATTAAGCAAGAAGAAGACATAGCAGAAGAGGTTGAAAGCAGAAGCCCTGCACCTGAAGAAATGGGTCGGACAGGGGATGAAGGAGTAGCACCAGAGGAATCGGTGACTGGCAGCCCGGGTGAAGCCCAGGATGGGCTGTTGGGGCCAAACATATCAGCGGATGGAGGAAATCGACAATCAAATG GTGACAGGCCGTTCCAGTGTAACCAGTGCGGTGTGTCGTTCACCCAAAAAGGAAACCTACTGCGACACATTAAGCTGCACACCGGCGAAAAACCCTTCAAATGCCCCTTCTGCAGCTACGCTTGCCGGCGCCGTGATGCTCTAACTGGCCATTTACGAACTCATGCTG TTGGCAAACCACACAAGTGCAACTACTGTGGACGGAGCTATAAGCAACGCACGTCTTTAGAGGAACACAAAGAGCGTTGCCACAGTTACCTACAAGGTATCAACTTAGATCTCTCTACCAACTCTGGGCCTTATGCAG GTGAGGTTACCAAAGAGGTCCGGGTCATGGCAGAACCCAGCAGCTTGCCCACTTTTGATCGGCCACCTGTTATTGAAAGGCTGCCCACTAATGTAGGCAAGCGGAAGAGCACTACGCCTCAAAAGTTTGTTG GAGACAAGATGATGCGATACACCTATCCAGATTTAGGCTATGAGATGCGCCTGAAATATGAGAATCGTACAGAACTGATACCAGCACATATGATGGACCAAACTATCAACAATGCCATGACATACTTGGGATCAGAGACCCTACGACCTGTGCTACATCATCCTGGTCCTCTGTCTATGGGTGAGGTAATGCCCATTGTCAACCCTCTTTACCACCATGTCCTGCCACTGGGGCAGCAAACAGATCGTCCAGGAAACTGTGACACACTCCAACTGCCATCAAACCAGCTCCACGATTTCCCCAGCCATCAAACTACAAATGGCCCTACAGCCTTATCCAAGCAGAACAAGCCACTCCAGCCAGGACAAGCAGAATCACCTAGCAACAGTGGTGTCGACTCTGCTGACTCAGCTAGCAGCAGCCCTCAGGACAGGCAGGGATATCACGGCACCAACCCCTCTTCAGTCCTCAGGTCTCGAGCCAGTCCAGCTGTGGTCAGTTCAGGGGAGCGAGTTATAATTGCATCACCGGGAAGCGGGACTGGTGTGACGACAGGGATGAGCCGAGCAGCTCCAGAGAGGCCTGCGAGCCAGGAGATGGTGCGTGTATTTGGACGAGAGGGCCACGAGTTGCGAGCCTTCCAGTGCGAGCACTGTCGAGTGCTCTTCCTAGACCATGTCATGTACACCATCCACATGGGTTGCCATGGATACCGGGATCCACTAGAATGCAACATATGTGGCTATCGAAGCAAGGACCGCTATGAGTTCTCTTCTCACATAGTCCGCGGGGAGCACACTTTCCAGTAA